One genomic window of Biomphalaria glabrata chromosome 9, xgBioGlab47.1, whole genome shotgun sequence includes the following:
- the LOC106066910 gene encoding uncharacterized protein LOC106066910 isoform X1, whose translation MCTSCSNMVNFSKKIYLAVAFSVIIGLTTYYTLDNWPTQQKRQREGNLTACPEEPVAIHVTPPSALDLVENMTATLVQMLNETTDMSSHTVTANCDDIWIACRPETCFRPLSQNPKERIWDILSPKLTLTEQNRQQIVELSSTIPVSDVIFVTATSDNHYDETQYSVHNLHAVVYPKVKNMTFVIFDIGLTPEQREKTINACRCHVIVFPFEKFPSFFKERGCYTWKPLIVMASMMKSNKFVVYQDASLSWKDTVLELLDRGDKLGLQLWGVNGMHNIPVATLKGMFDYMGDMPCAYLNYTQIQSGIIVFKQTPFIVRAVLEPWAKCGFEKDCFCPLTKENSVDCFTPKKEIHMCHRFDQSALSMIVTKLFVNERYRYHMPGIDKDRYIAINRGQRDPTYFDEVLKTV comes from the exons ATGTGCACATCCTGTAGTAACAT GGTTAATTTCAGTAAAAAGATATATTTGGCAGTGGCATTTTCGGTTATAATTGGTTTGACAACATACTATACATTAGATAATTGGCCAACTCAACAAAAAC GTCAACGAGAAGGAAATCTAACCGCATGTCCAGAGGAACCAGTGGCCATACATGTAACACCTCCGTCTGCTTTAGACCTGGTGGAAAATATGACAGCCACGCTAGTTCAAATGTTGAATGAGACAACTGACATGTCATCGCACACTGTCACTGCCAATTGTGACGACATCTGGATCG ctTGTCGGCCAGAGACCTGCTTCCGACCACTGAGCCAAAATCCTAAAGAAAGAATATGGGACATCTTATCACCAAAGTTGACATTAACAGAACAGAATCGTCAACAAATAGTGGAGCTCTCCTCTACCATACCAGTCAGTGATGTGATCTTTGTGACAGCCACGTCCGATAACCACTATGACGAGACACAATATTCAGTTCACAATCTACACGCAGTTGTCTACCCTAAAGTTAAAAATATGACTTTTGTTATCTTTGATATTGGACTCACTCCGGAACAAAGAGAAAAG acgATAAATGCGTGCAGGTGTCACGTGATCGTGTTTCCATTTGAAAAGTTTCCAAGTTTCTTTAAAGAGCGAGGATGTTACACCTGGAAACCACTCATAGTCATG GCTTCCATGATGAAGTCGAACAAGTTTGTTGTCTACCAAGATGCCTCACTATCTTGGAAAGATACAGTCCTTGAGTTACTCGACAGGGGAGATAAACTAGGCTTACAACTATGGGGAGTTAATGGAATGCACAATATCCCTGTAGCAACTTTGAAAGGT ATGTTTGACTACATGGGAGACATGCCTTGTGCTTATCTAAACTACACGCAAATACAAAGTGGAATTATTGTATTTAAACAGACACCGTTTATAGTGAGAGCTGTGCTGGAACCGTGGGCCAAGTGTGGCTTTGAGAAAGATTGTTTCTGTCCGCTTACCAAGGAGAACAGCGTGGACTGCTTTACCCCAAAGAAAGAAATTCATATGTGTCACAG GTTTGACCAATCGGCACTATCTATGATTGTCACCAAGCTTTTTGTCAATGAACGCTACAGATACCATATGCCAGGTATAGATAAAGATAGGTATATTGCTATCAACAGAGGACAAAGAGATCCTACTTACTTTGATGAGGTCTTGAAAACTGTATAA
- the LOC106066910 gene encoding uncharacterized protein LOC106066910 isoform X2: MCTSCSNIIVWYIYISLLKTGQREGNLTACPEEPVAIHVTPPSALDLVENMTATLVQMLNETTDMSSHTVTANCDDIWIACRPETCFRPLSQNPKERIWDILSPKLTLTEQNRQQIVELSSTIPVSDVIFVTATSDNHYDETQYSVHNLHAVVYPKVKNMTFVIFDIGLTPEQREKTINACRCHVIVFPFEKFPSFFKERGCYTWKPLIVMASMMKSNKFVVYQDASLSWKDTVLELLDRGDKLGLQLWGVNGMHNIPVATLKGMFDYMGDMPCAYLNYTQIQSGIIVFKQTPFIVRAVLEPWAKCGFEKDCFCPLTKENSVDCFTPKKEIHMCHRFDQSALSMIVTKLFVNERYRYHMPGIDKDRYIAINRGQRDPTYFDEVLKTV, from the exons ATGTGCACATCCTGTAGTAACAT TATTGTGtggtatatttatataagttTACTTAAAACAG GTCAACGAGAAGGAAATCTAACCGCATGTCCAGAGGAACCAGTGGCCATACATGTAACACCTCCGTCTGCTTTAGACCTGGTGGAAAATATGACAGCCACGCTAGTTCAAATGTTGAATGAGACAACTGACATGTCATCGCACACTGTCACTGCCAATTGTGACGACATCTGGATCG ctTGTCGGCCAGAGACCTGCTTCCGACCACTGAGCCAAAATCCTAAAGAAAGAATATGGGACATCTTATCACCAAAGTTGACATTAACAGAACAGAATCGTCAACAAATAGTGGAGCTCTCCTCTACCATACCAGTCAGTGATGTGATCTTTGTGACAGCCACGTCCGATAACCACTATGACGAGACACAATATTCAGTTCACAATCTACACGCAGTTGTCTACCCTAAAGTTAAAAATATGACTTTTGTTATCTTTGATATTGGACTCACTCCGGAACAAAGAGAAAAG acgATAAATGCGTGCAGGTGTCACGTGATCGTGTTTCCATTTGAAAAGTTTCCAAGTTTCTTTAAAGAGCGAGGATGTTACACCTGGAAACCACTCATAGTCATG GCTTCCATGATGAAGTCGAACAAGTTTGTTGTCTACCAAGATGCCTCACTATCTTGGAAAGATACAGTCCTTGAGTTACTCGACAGGGGAGATAAACTAGGCTTACAACTATGGGGAGTTAATGGAATGCACAATATCCCTGTAGCAACTTTGAAAGGT ATGTTTGACTACATGGGAGACATGCCTTGTGCTTATCTAAACTACACGCAAATACAAAGTGGAATTATTGTATTTAAACAGACACCGTTTATAGTGAGAGCTGTGCTGGAACCGTGGGCCAAGTGTGGCTTTGAGAAAGATTGTTTCTGTCCGCTTACCAAGGAGAACAGCGTGGACTGCTTTACCCCAAAGAAAGAAATTCATATGTGTCACAG GTTTGACCAATCGGCACTATCTATGATTGTCACCAAGCTTTTTGTCAATGAACGCTACAGATACCATATGCCAGGTATAGATAAAGATAGGTATATTGCTATCAACAGAGGACAAAGAGATCCTACTTACTTTGATGAGGTCTTGAAAACTGTATAA
- the LOC106066910 gene encoding uncharacterized protein LOC106066910 isoform X3 has product MTATLVQMLNETTDMSSHTVTANCDDIWIACRPETCFRPLSQNPKERIWDILSPKLTLTEQNRQQIVELSSTIPVSDVIFVTATSDNHYDETQYSVHNLHAVVYPKVKNMTFVIFDIGLTPEQREKTINACRCHVIVFPFEKFPSFFKERGCYTWKPLIVMASMMKSNKFVVYQDASLSWKDTVLELLDRGDKLGLQLWGVNGMHNIPVATLKGMFDYMGDMPCAYLNYTQIQSGIIVFKQTPFIVRAVLEPWAKCGFEKDCFCPLTKENSVDCFTPKKEIHMCHRFDQSALSMIVTKLFVNERYRYHMPGIDKDRYIAINRGQRDPTYFDEVLKTV; this is encoded by the exons ATGACAGCCACGCTAGTTCAAATGTTGAATGAGACAACTGACATGTCATCGCACACTGTCACTGCCAATTGTGACGACATCTGGATCG ctTGTCGGCCAGAGACCTGCTTCCGACCACTGAGCCAAAATCCTAAAGAAAGAATATGGGACATCTTATCACCAAAGTTGACATTAACAGAACAGAATCGTCAACAAATAGTGGAGCTCTCCTCTACCATACCAGTCAGTGATGTGATCTTTGTGACAGCCACGTCCGATAACCACTATGACGAGACACAATATTCAGTTCACAATCTACACGCAGTTGTCTACCCTAAAGTTAAAAATATGACTTTTGTTATCTTTGATATTGGACTCACTCCGGAACAAAGAGAAAAG acgATAAATGCGTGCAGGTGTCACGTGATCGTGTTTCCATTTGAAAAGTTTCCAAGTTTCTTTAAAGAGCGAGGATGTTACACCTGGAAACCACTCATAGTCATG GCTTCCATGATGAAGTCGAACAAGTTTGTTGTCTACCAAGATGCCTCACTATCTTGGAAAGATACAGTCCTTGAGTTACTCGACAGGGGAGATAAACTAGGCTTACAACTATGGGGAGTTAATGGAATGCACAATATCCCTGTAGCAACTTTGAAAGGT ATGTTTGACTACATGGGAGACATGCCTTGTGCTTATCTAAACTACACGCAAATACAAAGTGGAATTATTGTATTTAAACAGACACCGTTTATAGTGAGAGCTGTGCTGGAACCGTGGGCCAAGTGTGGCTTTGAGAAAGATTGTTTCTGTCCGCTTACCAAGGAGAACAGCGTGGACTGCTTTACCCCAAAGAAAGAAATTCATATGTGTCACAG GTTTGACCAATCGGCACTATCTATGATTGTCACCAAGCTTTTTGTCAATGAACGCTACAGATACCATATGCCAGGTATAGATAAAGATAGGTATATTGCTATCAACAGAGGACAAAGAGATCCTACTTACTTTGATGAGGTCTTGAAAACTGTATAA